One window from the genome of Rhodopseudomonas sp. P2A-2r encodes:
- a CDS encoding M20 aminoacylase family protein, whose translation MPIINRLADLQPEIMAWRRDLHAHPELLYDVHRTSAFVAERLKAFGCDEVVTGIGQTGVVGVIKGRRPANGGEVKVIGLRADMDALPIEEETGLDYASKTPGKMHACGHDGHTAMLLGAAQYLAETRNFAGDAVVIFQPAEEGGAGAAAMIRDGLMDRFKIDRVYGMHNGPNLPIGSFALRPGPIMAAMDVITIEIEGVGGHAAYPHNTIDAVSVGAQLVVALQTIVSRSVNPLESAVLSMCAFNAGTAHNVIPATATLKGTVRSLKPQVRDLMEKRMNEVVAGVALQTGAKIVLHYDRGYPVVVNHPAETEMAVQVASEVAGAANVNADMIPIMGAEDFAYMLEARPGAFIFCGNGPSAGLHHPAYNFNDDAIVFGTSYWVKLVETTLAA comes from the coding sequence ATGCCCATCATCAATCGCCTCGCCGATCTGCAACCGGAAATCATGGCGTGGCGCCGCGACCTCCATGCCCACCCCGAACTGCTGTACGACGTCCACCGGACATCGGCCTTCGTCGCCGAGCGGCTCAAGGCGTTCGGCTGCGACGAGGTGGTGACCGGCATCGGACAGACCGGCGTGGTCGGCGTGATCAAGGGCCGCCGGCCGGCGAATGGCGGCGAGGTCAAGGTGATCGGGCTGCGCGCCGATATGGATGCGTTGCCGATCGAGGAAGAAACCGGGCTGGACTACGCATCCAAGACGCCGGGCAAGATGCACGCCTGCGGCCATGACGGCCACACCGCGATGCTGCTGGGCGCGGCGCAGTATCTCGCCGAGACCCGCAACTTTGCCGGCGACGCGGTGGTGATCTTCCAGCCGGCCGAGGAGGGCGGCGCGGGCGCCGCCGCCATGATCCGCGACGGGCTGATGGATCGATTCAAGATCGACCGTGTCTATGGCATGCACAACGGCCCGAACCTTCCGATCGGCTCGTTTGCATTGCGGCCCGGCCCCATCATGGCGGCGATGGACGTCATCACCATCGAGATCGAGGGCGTCGGCGGCCACGCCGCCTATCCGCACAACACCATCGATGCGGTGTCGGTCGGCGCGCAACTCGTGGTCGCCCTGCAAACCATCGTGTCGCGCAGCGTCAACCCGCTGGAATCCGCGGTGCTGTCCATGTGCGCATTCAATGCCGGCACGGCCCACAACGTCATCCCGGCCACGGCCACGCTGAAGGGCACTGTCCGCTCGCTCAAGCCACAGGTGCGGGACCTCATGGAGAAACGCATGAACGAGGTGGTGGCCGGCGTTGCGCTGCAGACCGGCGCCAAGATTGTGCTGCATTATGACCGCGGCTATCCGGTCGTGGTCAACCATCCCGCGGAAACCGAGATGGCCGTACAGGTCGCCAGCGAGGTGGCGGGCGCCGCCAACGTCAACGCCGACATGATCCCGATCATGGGGGCCGAGGACTTCGCCTATATGCTCGAAGCCCGACCCGGCGCCTTCATCTTCTGCGGCAACGGCCCCAGCGCCGGCCTGCATCACCCCGCCTACAATTTCAACGACGATGCCATCGTGTTCGGTACCTCGTACTGGGTGAAGCTGGTGGAGACCACGCTGGCCGCGTGA
- a CDS encoding ferritin-like domain-containing protein, producing the protein MAEKNKDLNDLFLDTLKDIYFAEKQILKALPKMAKAATSDKLTAAFEKHHDETEGQVERLEQIFELLGKPARGKTCDAIMGILDEGKEIMDEYKGTEALDAGLLAAAQAVEHYEISRYGTLKQWATQLGMKDAVRLLDQTLQQEKKTDVALTTLAEASVNTAAAA; encoded by the coding sequence ATGGCCGAGAAGAACAAGGACCTCAACGATCTCTTCCTCGATACGTTGAAGGATATCTATTTCGCCGAAAAACAGATCCTCAAGGCGCTGCCGAAGATGGCGAAGGCCGCCACGTCCGACAAGTTGACTGCGGCCTTCGAAAAGCACCATGACGAAACCGAAGGCCAGGTCGAGCGTCTCGAGCAGATCTTCGAGCTGCTGGGCAAGCCGGCGCGCGGCAAGACCTGCGACGCCATCATGGGCATCCTCGACGAGGGCAAGGAAATCATGGACGAGTACAAGGGCACCGAGGCGCTCGATGCCGGCCTGCTCGCCGCTGCGCAAGCCGTCGAACACTACGAGATTTCCCGCTACGGCACGCTGAAGCAGTGGGCCACCCAGCTCGGCATGAAGGATGCGGTACGTCTGCTCGACCAGACCCTGCAGCAGGAAAAGAAGACCGACGTTGCCCTGACCACGCTGGCCGAGGCTTCGGTGAACACGGCTGCGGCGGCTTAA
- a CDS encoding cupredoxin family copper-binding protein yields the protein MTFLTLRTLAIRGAVAAVLASQISAARCETVQVTIDNFTFAPAALSVKVGTTVTWKNQDDIPHTVVSAGKFKSKALDTDDSFSFTFTSTGDYTYFCSLHPHMTGTIKVE from the coding sequence ATGACGTTCCTGACTTTGCGCACTCTCGCGATCCGCGGCGCCGTGGCCGCGGTCCTGGCGTCCCAGATCAGCGCGGCGCGCTGCGAAACCGTCCAGGTCACCATCGACAACTTCACCTTTGCGCCAGCGGCGCTCAGCGTGAAAGTCGGCACCACCGTGACCTGGAAAAACCAGGACGACATCCCGCATACCGTTGTCTCGGCCGGCAAGTTCAAGTCGAAGGCGTTGGATACCGACGACAGCTTCTCGTTCACCTTCACCAGCACGGGCGACTACACGTATTTTTGCTCGCTGCATCCGCACATGACCGGGACGATCAAGGTTGAGTAG
- a CDS encoding alpha/beta fold hydrolase, which yields MTVGLQRHRLWVDSEGVRIAALRWGEATDKPPALLLHGTSFVAETWDEIAHGLAERYTVYALDRRGHGASDKPGRYHFVDFARDVCATIEALDLSGIYGIGHSAGATDLLLAAKLLPGRFTRLFVMEPTIMDPTAYPGDDARLSDQSAASVQGVLRRQSEFASTAAAFQRYRAAPAFAQWTDPALHAYIAHGFRRLPDGRVQLLCRPEVESAILLPIFEAMEQVYRGDHSGNPFGWLGEIDCPVRIATAETSWSVYKDMASRAARLMPSASRVTFEGVGHCVAQEAPALLLRALHAFAAEAG from the coding sequence ATGACCGTCGGCCTGCAGCGGCATCGGCTGTGGGTCGATAGCGAAGGCGTGCGCATCGCTGCGCTGCGCTGGGGCGAGGCCACCGACAAGCCGCCGGCGCTGCTGTTGCACGGCACCAGCTTCGTTGCCGAGACATGGGACGAGATCGCCCACGGGCTTGCCGAGCGCTATACGGTCTACGCGCTGGACCGCCGCGGCCACGGCGCCAGCGACAAGCCCGGCCGCTACCACTTCGTGGATTTTGCCCGCGACGTCTGCGCGACGATCGAGGCGCTCGACCTGTCGGGCATCTACGGCATCGGACACAGCGCCGGCGCCACCGACCTGCTGCTCGCCGCGAAGTTGCTGCCCGGGCGCTTCACGCGGTTGTTCGTCATGGAGCCGACCATCATGGATCCGACCGCTTATCCCGGCGACGATGCCCGGCTGAGCGACCAGAGCGCGGCTTCAGTGCAAGGCGTGCTGCGCCGCCAGTCCGAATTTGCGAGCACCGCAGCCGCCTTTCAGCGCTATCGCGCGGCGCCCGCCTTCGCGCAATGGACCGATCCGGCGTTGCATGCCTACATCGCGCACGGCTTCCGGCGGCTTCCGGACGGTCGGGTGCAACTGCTCTGCAGGCCGGAGGTCGAATCCGCGATACTGTTGCCGATCTTCGAGGCGATGGAGCAGGTCTATCGCGGCGACCACAGCGGCAATCCATTCGGCTGGCTCGGCGAGATCGATTGCCCGGTGCGCATCGCCACCGCCGAGACCTCCTGGTCGGTCTACAAGGACATGGCGTCGCGCGCTGCCCGGTTGATGCCGAGCGCCAGCCGCGTCACATTCGAAGGCGTCGGCCACTGCGTCGCCCAGGAGGCGCCGGCACTGCTGCTGCGCGCACTACACGCTTTCGCGGCCGAGGCCGGCTGA
- a CDS encoding anti-sigma factor family protein, producing the protein MTCDEAEILIHALVDGELDAVHASAVETHIAGCPRCQAELRMARDMKNALSSGDLRFTASPRLRQRIEAALPQPRVSDRRAVLKGFAMGSAVSALAATGLVAIVLRDNGEQRIASDVVSAHLRSLQAGHLTDVLSSDQHTVKPWFNGRLDVAPPVIDLTAQGFTLIGGRLDTIDGRAVGAIVYRRRTHVINLFVAPAASAEPHAARIETVQGFNIRRWSDRGLNYWAVSDLGVEELSDFGQKFESAMHAA; encoded by the coding sequence ATGACCTGCGACGAGGCGGAGATCCTCATTCATGCGCTGGTTGACGGCGAACTCGACGCTGTCCACGCCAGCGCAGTGGAGACGCATATTGCCGGCTGCCCGCGCTGTCAGGCGGAGTTGCGCATGGCGCGCGACATGAAGAACGCCCTGTCGTCCGGCGACCTGCGCTTCACGGCGTCGCCGCGGCTGCGGCAGCGGATCGAGGCCGCGCTGCCGCAGCCCCGCGTCAGCGACAGGCGCGCGGTGCTGAAGGGTTTTGCCATGGGATCGGCGGTGTCGGCGCTCGCTGCGACCGGACTCGTTGCCATCGTCCTGCGCGACAACGGCGAGCAGCGCATCGCCTCCGACGTGGTCTCGGCGCATCTGCGTTCGCTGCAGGCCGGGCATCTCACCGACGTGCTGTCGAGCGACCAGCACACTGTCAAGCCGTGGTTCAACGGTCGCCTCGACGTGGCGCCGCCGGTGATCGATCTGACGGCACAGGGCTTCACCCTGATCGGCGGCCGGCTCGACACCATTGACGGCCGCGCCGTCGGCGCCATCGTCTATCGCCGGCGCACCCACGTGATCAATCTGTTCGTGGCGCCGGCGGCCAGCGCGGAGCCGCACGCGGCGCGGATCGAAACGGTGCAGGGATTCAATATCAGGCGCTGGAGCGACCGCGGTTTGAACTATTGGGCGGTCAGCGATCTCGGCGTCGAGGAGCTATCGGACTTCGGCCAGAAGTTCGAAAGCGCGATGCACGCGGCGTGA
- a CDS encoding metallophosphoesterase family protein — MSAFDHDHDDPRLSRRKVLECMTWAGTGVLWTISGGVPRSLGLVDSAQAAEPTGLTFLQISDSHIGFDKPANPNAIGTLEEAIGKIKAMPVKPSFMIHTGDITHLSKASEFDDADRIISQAKLDVHYVPGEHDFIDEEVKLYKERYGRGSKGAGWYSFDANGVHFIGLVNVVDLKAGGLGNLGAEQQAWLEDDLRGKSKSTPIVVFAHIPLWAVYPTWGWGTEDGARALDYLKGFGSVTVLNGHIHQVMQKVEGNVTFHTARSTAFPQGTPGIAPSPGPMKVADEKLRGLLGIASVIFKPGDQRLAIIDTPLQG; from the coding sequence ATGAGCGCCTTCGATCACGACCATGACGACCCCCGCCTCAGCCGCCGCAAGGTGCTGGAGTGCATGACCTGGGCCGGGACCGGCGTGCTGTGGACCATTTCCGGCGGCGTGCCGCGCTCGCTCGGGCTGGTCGACTCGGCACAGGCCGCAGAACCCACCGGCCTGACTTTCCTGCAGATCAGCGACAGCCATATCGGCTTCGACAAACCGGCCAATCCCAACGCCATCGGCACCCTCGAAGAGGCGATCGGCAAAATCAAAGCGATGCCGGTGAAGCCGTCGTTCATGATCCACACCGGCGACATCACCCATCTGTCGAAGGCGTCGGAATTCGACGACGCCGACCGCATCATCTCGCAGGCGAAGCTCGACGTGCATTATGTGCCGGGCGAACACGACTTCATCGACGAGGAGGTCAAGCTGTACAAGGAGCGCTACGGCCGCGGCAGCAAGGGCGCCGGCTGGTATTCCTTCGATGCCAACGGCGTGCACTTCATCGGCCTCGTCAACGTGGTCGACCTCAAGGCCGGCGGGCTCGGCAATCTCGGCGCCGAGCAACAGGCCTGGCTCGAGGACGACCTGCGCGGAAAGTCGAAATCGACGCCGATCGTGGTATTCGCCCATATTCCGCTATGGGCGGTCTATCCGACCTGGGGCTGGGGCACCGAGGACGGCGCGCGCGCGCTCGACTATCTCAAGGGCTTCGGCTCGGTGACCGTGCTCAACGGCCACATCCATCAGGTAATGCAGAAGGTCGAGGGCAACGTCACCTTCCACACCGCGCGCTCCACGGCCTTTCCGCAGGGCACGCCAGGCATCGCGCCCTCGCCCGGCCCGATGAAGGTTGCGGACGAAAAGCTGCGCGGCCTGCTCGGCATCGCCAGCGTCATCTTCAAGCCCGGCGACCAACGTCTCGCCATCATCGACACCCCGCTGCAAGGCTGA
- the hpnO gene encoding aminobacteriohopanetriol synthase HpnO has product MLYPNLDVSEMFVDRQAQRSTMHARHLNEQLVRVLKTIGYDVGFQRGTGQYLFDRDGARYLDLLSGFGVFAIGRNHPVLRQALKSVLDADMPNLVQLDLSTLAGILAERLLEHTPYLDKVFFANSGAETVEAAMKFARNATGRNDILYCDHAYHGLSYGALSLTDDSNFRGGFGALLPGCSSVPFNDLEALEKALSTKQVAAFIVEPIQGKGVNIPTDEFLPGAAALCRKYGTLFIADEIQTGLGRTGKFLAIEHWNVEPDMVLLAKALSGGHVPIGALLTRKSIFDKIFNRMDRAVVHGSTFAKNDLAMAAGIATLEVMKHERLVENSAKRGAELRLALQNMIPGFELLKEVRGKGLMIGIEFGPPKSLRLKASWNILESANKGLFCQLITVPLFKEQKILTQVSGHGSHTIKLLPPLTITEADSKWIETSFETVIADSHRVPGAIWSLGKTLVDNAVRKSA; this is encoded by the coding sequence ATGCTATATCCGAATCTAGACGTTTCCGAGATGTTTGTTGACCGGCAGGCGCAGCGCAGCACGATGCATGCGCGTCACCTCAATGAACAACTGGTGCGAGTGCTCAAGACCATCGGCTATGATGTCGGCTTCCAGCGCGGAACCGGCCAGTACCTGTTTGATCGCGACGGTGCCCGCTACCTCGATCTATTGAGCGGTTTTGGCGTTTTTGCGATTGGTCGGAACCATCCCGTGTTGCGTCAGGCGCTGAAGAGCGTGCTCGACGCCGACATGCCCAATCTGGTGCAACTGGACCTGTCCACCCTCGCGGGTATTCTGGCTGAGCGCCTGCTGGAACATACGCCCTATCTTGACAAGGTATTTTTCGCCAATTCCGGCGCCGAAACCGTCGAAGCGGCAATGAAATTCGCGCGCAACGCGACCGGGCGAAATGATATTCTCTATTGCGACCACGCCTATCACGGCCTGTCCTATGGCGCGCTGTCGCTGACCGACGATTCGAATTTTCGCGGCGGCTTCGGCGCGTTGCTGCCGGGCTGCAGCTCGGTGCCGTTCAACGACCTCGAGGCGCTGGAAAAGGCGCTCTCGACCAAGCAGGTGGCAGCCTTCATCGTCGAGCCGATCCAGGGCAAGGGCGTCAACATACCCACCGACGAATTCCTGCCGGGCGCTGCCGCGCTGTGCCGCAAATATGGCACGCTGTTCATCGCGGACGAGATCCAGACTGGTCTGGGCCGCACCGGCAAGTTCCTGGCCATCGAGCACTGGAATGTCGAACCCGACATGGTGCTGCTCGCCAAGGCGCTGTCCGGCGGCCATGTGCCGATCGGCGCTCTGCTGACCCGCAAGAGCATCTTCGACAAGATCTTCAACCGGATGGACCGCGCCGTGGTGCATGGTTCGACCTTCGCCAAGAACGACCTGGCGATGGCCGCGGGCATCGCCACGCTCGAGGTCATGAAGCACGAGCGGCTGGTGGAGAATTCCGCCAAGCGCGGCGCCGAATTGCGCCTTGCGTTGCAGAACATGATCCCGGGCTTCGAACTGCTGAAGGAAGTGCGCGGCAAGGGCCTGATGATCGGCATCGAGTTCGGCCCGCCGAAGTCGCTGCGGCTGAAGGCCTCGTGGAATATCCTGGAATCCGCCAACAAGGGTCTGTTCTGCCAGCTCATCACGGTGCCGCTGTTCAAGGAACAGAAGATTCTCACCCAGGTTTCCGGGCACGGCAGTCACACTATCAAGTTGCTGCCGCCACTGACCATCACCGAAGCCGACAGCAAGTGGATCGAGACCTCGTTCGAGACCGTGATCGCCGACAGCCATCGCGTGCCCGGTGCGATCTGGTCGCTCGGCAAGACGCTTGTCGACAACGCTGTCCGCAAGTCCGCCTGA
- a CDS encoding sigma-70 family RNA polymerase sigma factor yields MPLNAQANDPDRTRRFRDAALPHLDDVYTLARYLMRDADAAEDAVQECYLRALKHFDSFRGPAIRPWLLAILRNVCNAEFARRASAPAAVEDVADEQSDAAPLWHEAQDTPETQLLRRRNAATVRRLVAALAEPFRETLVLREVQNLSYREIADIVDAPVGTVMSRLARGRALLRAAWIAEEEPKT; encoded by the coding sequence ATGCCGCTGAACGCACAGGCCAACGATCCGGACCGGACGCGGCGGTTTCGCGACGCCGCGCTGCCGCATCTCGACGACGTCTACACGCTGGCGCGCTACCTGATGCGCGACGCCGATGCCGCCGAAGACGCCGTGCAGGAATGCTATCTGCGCGCGCTGAAGCACTTTGACAGTTTTCGCGGGCCGGCGATCAGGCCCTGGCTGCTGGCGATCCTGCGCAATGTCTGCAATGCCGAATTCGCCCGTCGTGCCAGCGCGCCGGCCGCGGTCGAAGACGTCGCGGACGAGCAGAGCGATGCCGCGCCGTTGTGGCATGAGGCGCAGGACACGCCGGAGACCCAGTTGCTGCGGCGCCGGAATGCCGCCACCGTCCGCCGCCTCGTCGCCGCACTCGCCGAACCGTTTCGCGAAACTCTCGTGCTGCGCGAGGTCCAAAACCTGTCCTATCGCGAGATCGCGGACATCGTCGATGCCCCCGTGGGCACCGTCATGTCGCGCCTCGCCCGAGGCCGCGCTTTGCTGCGGGCCGCCTGGATCGCCGAAGAGGAGCCCAAGACATGA
- a CDS encoding DUF2147 domain-containing protein, producing MRHSIYCGILFSAGLVSAGLTPAHATDPTGDWQVEDGVANIRVAECNGSMWGAVSWEKRVGGIDKNNPDVSKRNRPTLGMVTLIDMKKNPKADEWKGKVYDAKDSGKLYDATIRPKGPDELEIEGCLVWPLCGSQTWTRVSPPIPSSPTNPPKGAATPAPAKPGIIARITGTAPKPAAPAAGQAPAAAAAPKAAPTTAAAGSKAPTPKTAAATAATGQPADIGDICLLPEIARPAR from the coding sequence ATGCGGCACTCAATTTACTGCGGAATTCTTTTCTCGGCAGGCCTTGTCTCGGCCGGGCTGACGCCGGCGCACGCCACCGACCCGACGGGAGATTGGCAGGTCGAAGACGGTGTAGCTAACATCCGCGTGGCCGAGTGCAATGGCAGTATGTGGGGAGCAGTGTCCTGGGAAAAGCGTGTCGGGGGCATCGACAAGAACAATCCCGACGTATCGAAGCGGAATCGGCCCACGCTGGGCATGGTGACGCTGATCGACATGAAGAAGAATCCCAAGGCCGATGAGTGGAAGGGCAAGGTCTACGACGCCAAGGACTCCGGCAAGCTTTATGACGCGACCATTCGCCCGAAGGGCCCGGACGAACTAGAGATCGAGGGCTGCCTGGTGTGGCCGCTGTGCGGCAGCCAGACCTGGACCCGCGTCAGCCCGCCGATTCCCTCCAGCCCCACCAACCCACCCAAGGGCGCCGCAACACCGGCGCCTGCCAAGCCGGGCATCATAGCGCGGATCACCGGCACGGCGCCGAAGCCTGCAGCGCCCGCCGCGGGTCAGGCCCCGGCTGCTGCTGCAGCCCCGAAGGCGGCGCCGACCACCGCAGCAGCCGGGTCCAAGGCCCCTACTCCGAAGACCGCGGCCGCGACGGCTGCGACCGGGCAGCCCGCCGATATCGGCGATATCTGCCTGCTGCCGGAAATTGCCCGCCCCGCGCGCTGA
- a CDS encoding UdgX family uracil-DNA binding protein (This protein belongs to the uracil DNA glycosylase superfamily, members of which act in excision repair of DNA. However, it belongs more specifically to UdgX branch, whose founding member was found to bind uracil in DNA (where it does not belong), without cleaving it, appears to promote DNA repair by a pathway involving RecA, rather than base excision.) has protein sequence MHFISLDSDTDFDGWRSAARALIFNGIKPADVTWSVRDDEQELFASHEAPLEAGEGTFSVPAAFVDLAKSVILNRDPERFALLYRVLWRLRSSHDLLQVATDPDVAKLQALAKAMHRDRHKMKAFVRFREIGREPKSRYVAWFEPAHHIVAATAPFFARRFADMAWSILTPDVCAHWDGHAISITPGVPKSDAPSEDRLEETWLTYYASIFNPARLKTKAMQSEMPKKYWKNLPEAVLIKPLIAEAERLSGAMIAADPTEPKKLQRREAPMTRTAHANSDSVDALRDEASHCRACDLWKDATQTVFGEGPPHATVMMVGEQPGDKEDLAGKPFVGPAGQMLDRALQEAGIDRGKVYVTNAVKHFKFVLRGKFRLHQKPSAAEIKACRPWYEREKAAVKPELVVAMGATAAHSVFGKATPINKSRGRIIEIDDGTRVLVTVHPSYLLRLPDEEAKAREYAHFVDDLRIVAEHLRKNQAA, from the coding sequence ATGCATTTCATTTCCCTCGACAGCGACACCGATTTCGACGGCTGGCGCAGCGCGGCGCGGGCGCTGATCTTCAACGGTATCAAGCCGGCCGATGTGACGTGGTCGGTGCGCGACGACGAGCAGGAATTGTTCGCGTCCCATGAAGCTCCGCTCGAGGCGGGTGAAGGCACCTTCAGCGTACCGGCCGCTTTCGTCGACCTCGCAAAATCCGTCATCCTCAACCGCGATCCCGAACGCTTCGCTTTGCTCTACCGCGTGCTGTGGCGGCTGCGGTCCAGCCACGATCTGTTGCAGGTCGCGACAGATCCGGACGTGGCAAAACTGCAGGCCCTAGCAAAGGCGATGCACCGCGACCGGCACAAGATGAAGGCCTTCGTACGGTTTCGCGAGATCGGTCGCGAGCCGAAATCGCGCTACGTCGCCTGGTTCGAACCGGCGCATCACATCGTCGCGGCCACCGCGCCGTTCTTTGCACGACGCTTCGCCGACATGGCATGGTCGATCCTGACGCCGGACGTCTGCGCGCATTGGGATGGCCATGCCATCTCCATCACGCCGGGCGTGCCGAAGAGCGACGCGCCATCGGAGGATCGCCTGGAGGAGACATGGCTGACCTACTACGCCAGCATCTTCAATCCGGCGCGGCTGAAGACCAAGGCGATGCAGTCGGAGATGCCGAAGAAATACTGGAAGAACCTGCCCGAAGCGGTCCTCATCAAGCCGCTGATCGCGGAGGCCGAACGGCTGAGCGGTGCGATGATCGCAGCCGACCCCACCGAACCGAAGAAACTGCAGCGTCGGGAGGCGCCAATGACAAGAACAGCCCATGCGAACAGCGACAGCGTAGACGCATTGCGCGATGAAGCCAGCCATTGTCGCGCCTGCGATCTGTGGAAAGACGCCACGCAGACCGTGTTCGGCGAAGGCCCGCCGCACGCCACGGTGATGATGGTCGGCGAGCAGCCCGGCGACAAGGAAGACCTCGCGGGGAAACCCTTTGTAGGCCCGGCCGGGCAAATGCTCGACCGCGCGCTGCAGGAAGCGGGCATCGACCGCGGCAAGGTCTATGTCACCAATGCGGTCAAGCATTTCAAATTCGTGCTGCGCGGCAAATTTCGCCTGCACCAGAAGCCGAGCGCCGCAGAGATCAAGGCCTGTCGGCCGTGGTACGAGCGCGAGAAGGCTGCGGTGAAGCCGGAACTGGTCGTTGCCATGGGGGCCACCGCGGCGCACAGCGTGTTCGGCAAGGCCACGCCGATCAACAAGAGCCGCGGTCGCATTATCGAAATTGACGATGGCACCCGCGTGCTGGTGACGGTGCATCCGTCCTATTTGCTACGGCTGCCCGATGAGGAGGCCAAGGCACGGGAGTATGCGCACTTTGTGGATGACTTGCGCATCGTCGCAGAGCATCTCAGGAAAAATCAGGCGGCGTGA